From the Lytechinus variegatus isolate NC3 chromosome 5, Lvar_3.0, whole genome shotgun sequence genome, the window TGGAAGTTTCCACATATCAGGCTTACTGTGTGAGTGGTGTGTTATACATTTGGGCCTGTTGTGACTAATCTTGAGTTTTCTCACCCCCTCATAATCTGTCAATATCGTTTACAGCGTCTGTCTCATCTGTTCTTTCAATTATCGTCCATATACAATCTCCTTATTCCCTGCCTGCCAAACTTTGTATTCTGTCTCCCCTCGTATTCGAACTGCTGTGCTACTTCTACACTGAAAAAATCAAGGGTTTgattaaattaataaatttgtCCTATACAATGTACCTGTCCATGGAAAACCAGCAGCAGCATTTATAGTTGCAGCTGTGTATTGGCTAACAGCAACAATTTGTGCCTTATTTCTTTAGGTACTACGTTCGAtttgaaatgtgatttttttatcttaaGTAAATCATGTTCGAGTCGTTGtagagggtcgaggttcgagccaTATCTCCCTCGTCTTTCGGATAGTAACGTTAAAaacacaaatcattttttttaaataatatttttattttcttcctctttcaaaacaataagttgacaatcacaattcatataaataaagattctttgcaAGTATACAATCAAttaacaatcaaacaaataaatatatcaatatcaattagattacaaatatttttaaaatgattacaaatgaaatcaaaccgccaaatttctcttctataacaatatgaaacttttaagagaaaaaaaaattacctcaatatcatgttaatatcaaaattatgtcaaatcaaataagaaaCTCTACAAGCCTTCAAGAGGAAgattacatatatatgtttcactCACCCAAGCACCCCACACTCCCTACCACACAatataccacccccccccaaaaaaaaaaaaaaaacacacacacacgccctcACAAACacagaagaccccccccccctcccaggcAGCAAACATACCATAGCACACTCGCATTCACACACtccaaaaaaatgaagtgccaaTCCAGCTCCCAAAGAGCGCGCACAGCGACTGCACCCGGAGCGCCGAACCAAATCATACaaacaccctcacacacacacacacacacgcacacatctCCTCACATCCTACTCGTATATACCCATTGCGGAAATCATCTTATGGATAGCGCCCTCAACTCAATAACACCACATAGAAAACACCAGATAAGTGctgaaataacaccagtttaGAATCACACCGACCTTGTTTTATTTTAACACTGAATGATATCGAATATGATGTATAGTCCAAAGCTAAACTGATGTTGTGTTAATATTTCTTTCGCGACTAATCCTGGCGTAGTGCGTAGTAATTGCTGTCTTTTAATGAAGAATTGTTTCATTACAAACTAAAGGTGTTACTATCGATGTTCATCAAACCCACATTTAACATGACGTCTTAGAACTAAGGTAgttactgaaatccttgtatcttattggctcagaacaaattCTGTCACTTTTTGCTTCATGAACAGCCTCCTCCGCTATTGAACCTCTTGATTTTGCCCTGGCCATTTCACCCCCAAACTCATCCCGCGATTCTTAAACCCCATTCAAGATTACAAAAATTcactggcgtacctaggattttccaaaaggggggcaatttttttggaggatatttcatccacgaaaaaaaattgacgagcaaaaaaaaaagtcaaggtcttcaaccaaaaaaaaaagatttatttccagaaaaaattgacaagcaagaaaataaaaagaagaagaaaataaaaggtcTTCAGGTTCAAAAGAAGGGGCAAACATctgttttcattgtatttttacattacaaattattaatttggCTTCTCAAAGGAGGGCATGTCCCCTGGATCAgctgtgactcgtcaggggggcggGATACGTCCCCTGCATGAGTTTTGACTTGTCAGGGGGCAGTCTCGCCCCcgttacactgtaaaaactgcggtgttaaaattgacaccgattggtgttaatagaggaccaacCCTGAGATGTTAagattacaccctagagattaaacatgacaccaaagagtgtaaatataacaacaaaaggtgttgtaataacaactataggtgtaaaactaacaccaccaatttaacaccggtgtaaaataactggtgtggtcctctatgtacaccgttCTTGTTgtgtaggtacgctagtgtcaAGATTTTTAACATAAACAAACAACAACAGTTGACTTGATTCATATATAGTTATTTGGAGTTGTGTTTGATCACAACTAAAACAGACAAACGCAAGTCACTTGCTCTCTTCTGATTGGTTGTAGATCAAGTTGCGATTGATATTTCGAGTTGCGTTCAATTGCAACTATTCCTGCAACGGGACCCTGATAAGAATTATGGTAGCTGACAGAAGGGAGGAGAAATTAATCACTCCCACTTTTCACCCCTTAATTATGCAGATTCCCTGTTCGTCTCAGACAATAATGAACAGCGCCAAATTAATACAAGATTGATGATCGGTCTTGTTATCTCCCTTCACTGCGTATATTGAGTTAATAGAGGCAAGGACACGTTTTCATAACCTGATAACTATCCCTTCCCCTGCATAATATCACTTTCTCGGCCAATATTCTTCCACAATTTCACCTGTTCAATCGCTGCACCTTTCACTAACTCTTAATTTGCCGTGATGACAAGTATGAATATGAAATCAtgcaaatatgttttttttagagagagttTCATGTTTCCGTTGTGGACATCATTTCATCTTGGTCTTACACAAAAGCTAGCGATGCGATTAGATAATCTTACGTGCCAAGACACGTGCGATTAAGACTTAGGTGACGAGTTACCTATAACAACACTGACAGGTATGTGGTATTGTTCTTCAGTAATTCCATAATTATGAAATGATATCCTTTTGAATTTTCGATCCAGCGAAAATTTGTATAAAAGTGGGTTGATCCCAGAGATTTTCATCACTTCTTGCTCAGGTCTCATAGCAGCTTAGCAAAGGCAGACACAGGTCACACTTACTTGCTCCTAAATCCTAGTACTGACAAATCGCTTGAAATCAAAATGGCTTCTACTGGAAAGATGTTTGGTCTATTTTGTCTTCTGTTTGGTAAGTTCATGCTTATCTTCCTAATCTTAATAAAACCTCATAACTAATAGTATTCTGAATTTTGGTGATAAATATAATGatattatgggggggggggggtgataagacataattttgaaagaatcCAACTTTAAAGGTTTTCATTCTTATCGATTAAATCATCTTGAAATTTGTCAGTTGTTTGCTTATTTATGTCTACACCGTCACGAATAAGTTTATCtaattttgaattattcaaaacaaaaatcatttgatttgattttgatttgatttgatttgaatgtgatataatatgatttttgttttcaattaagGCTGTCACATAAGGATCAGtcatggtagttaccatggTTTATCTTTATTTGACAGACTAAATTCTGCCCCCAATATTCTTTGAAGTGCAAGGAAAACGTCTAAACGGTATTTTAATGTCCTCTCCACAGTTTCCTGTATTGTGGCCGAGGCAAGGCGAGGGATAAACGTACCACAGAAGCAGGTCGTGGGTGCCACTACCCCAACAACCCAGATGATCACAACCACTGCTGATGACGACAGTGTGAGCTCCGAATCTTCCGAATCATCCGAGTACGACATGGACAACGATGCGGACGAGGACGTTGCCGCCGCGGCTGCCGGTAACAACGCTGCGGCTACCGGTAATAACGCCGCGGCTGTACCTGCTGGTGCACCGGTCTCGGTCGGCAGTGGAAACCAAGTAGCTGGGAATATGCTCCCCAACACCAGAGCTCGGGGGAACAATGGCGTATTCGGCAGGGAGTCAGCAGCTTCAGGACAGACCGTTGCAATCGCTCTTGCCGCGGTTGGAGTAGTAGTTGTCGTCATCGCAGGCGCTGTCTTCGCCATAAGAAAGCACCGAAGAGATAATTTTGCCTAATTGTATGTCATAGCCTAATCTTATGCCACAGTTACAGCGGCGAAACGGACTCCCTGCAGACAAAAGCAGTTACGTTGTTTCCAACTGCACAACATCGGTCGGCTTGGAGTCAGTTTCATCGGTGTAACTGTCATACTCATGAAAAATCCTCTTGAaacaaatattagaaaaaagaaaagaaaaaaagaaaaaagtgaagaacttttaaaaaaataataattctaaGATTGATTTACTTTGTCAAATGCaaatacaattatttcaaataaaaatgtcagCTGTAATTTAAAtcaatgtaatatttatattgcgaTGATGACTTTCCTATAACTTGATGTTCCATGGTTTTACCATTTTGCTGCAAATGCTCTaagaaatgacaattattaAAATGATCAAGAAATGCATACAGTCTTCAAATTTGTCTTGATTAATGATGATAAGGTTGCCTGCAAACGAGACCTGGAATCCATTGCATAAGACTTGTTACAACAACGAATGTCCAATAACAGttttataagctactgaaataattCGATTTGAATGGCTGATAGCAAACTTgtcatagaaattgtgcatttgttattataacaagtctgtacactgttagaaaaaataaaagaagttcctgcagcagagtctcgagaacacctgtaatcttaccgaattgcgtaatcttacaggaaattggtatttgatgtatggaatcttacaaatttccttgaataaaacacccttttcccctttttaaacagacctgttctgttaaattgcagaaaaattcttgttttatgaatttacagaatgattattacgcaattcggtaagattacaggtgttctcgagactctgctgcaggaacttcttttatttttctaacagtgtatgaaAACGGGAACCCGGCCCCTGGATGATCATGGATGTTATaaagtcacaccaacgaaatcgactccaaaccgactgaTGATCGGTCGTTCAAATAAGAGGCAATAGCTTTGAACGATCTGGGGCCGGTTTCGCCGGTGTAACTGTAGCAATGTgtctgctatttttttttttagataatcagatgaaattaatgtttaaTTGAATAATCAATTGATCGAAGGGTGGATATGGATGGATTGATTGGTCGACTATTTACTGAGAACGATTCGTTTTAACCGtgttatttatgaataattgacatattatttaatcataacATTTGTTGTGTGAAATGCCAGGCATAGTATACAAGGTAACCTATTTTCAAAACTTTATCCTCTGTAATATTTCCCAGGAAGAATATCAATATGCAATATAACTATTGAAATCAGAATCAGACAACGATTGAGACAAAGAAAAACGGAGAAAAAAAGAGACGGGTATTGGCGTACTTTTTTTTCGCTAGGATAAATAAACTTGGAAGGATTTGATGGCGTACTGCCTAGCTACATTGCTCCAtaggaggaaaaaataaatcgcaattcactttcttttattcttcttttcaacCATCAATCTTTTCATTCATCAATCCATCTATCCATATATTCCTCCATACCCATCTACCCATCCACCCAActatccatccacccatccttCTTTTCATCAATTCATCCACCGGTcattccatccatccatcagtCCAACCATACATCATTTGTTCATCAATCTAACTATCCATTAATCTAACCATTCATCCGCCCATCAATCCATCCATTAAttcttccttccatccatccatacgTCTGCCCATGCAACAAACCAGTTTCTTATACAGTCATCCGTTGGTCTCTTCATTTTCAATCCATTTACCCATCTATGTGTTATTCCTTCTATTcacccatccatctatccattcatccTTCCACCCATCAACATCATTAATCGACCCACCACCAATTAGCCAGTtatccaatcaatcaatcaatcaatctcgATGtctaataaatatataaataacgTCAATGTGTTACGAACGTCCCATTGTTTTAATacttcatttattcaaaattcattaagataaaaaatatacatagcATAATCAAGTTTCACAATAagtaagaataaaaatgaatacgatgattgaatataatttgcaaaatatataagAATGGTTTAAAATGTGGGACTTAGAGGATAAAGTTAAATTATGTAAATTCGTTgccatttattttgaaaaagagaaataatgcgttaaaatgtaatcatatttcatagacATAGTAACTGTGCATAAGATATTTGCCACAGGTCTTTATATCTCAATATCTTCATGAACTTTAATTTTGACAGGTAAATTTAAAGGTATTATAAATTTCACAAAGGTTACACTAAAATGTGTTTGTTTACTAAGTGATAAATTTACTTCTCCCCTATTTATTATCGAATGGTA encodes:
- the LOC121414733 gene encoding uncharacterized protein LOC121414733; the protein is MASTGKMFGLFCLLFVSCIVAEARRGINVPQKQVVGATTPTTQMITTTADDDSVSSESSESSEYDMDNDADEDVAAAAAGNNAAATGNNAAAVPAGAPVSVGSGNQVAGNMLPNTRARGNNGVFGRESAASGQTVAIALAAVGVVVVVIAGAVFAIRKHRRDNFA